A window from Methanomicrobia archaeon encodes these proteins:
- the secY gene encoding preprotein translocase subunit SecY: MNFKDALTAALSKFPMVERPSWHVHFKSKLGWTVGILILFFALGNVPLFGLSPESLDLFGRWRAIFAGERFSLTALGIMPIVDASIVLQLLVGAGIINLNLSDARDQAFYQNLQKMLVLAFTALISMTYVVGFYVPSEDIANLMGVSLGTIRFLLFIQIFIGGMLIYFMDEVVSKWGIGSGVSLFILAGVSQQVITGLINWVPDETGWAVGVIPRWIELARQGDLGYNIVSGGISFLFQHNLIALFSTIAVFFIVVYLESTRLEIPLAHSMARGARGRFPIKLLYASVLPMILVRALQASIQGFGRMFYSRGITLFGTYEGNSAVSGLMYYLDPIYSPWDWFPTLVHAAYPNVASWQIALRLGVDLAFMIIGGMIFALFWINTTGMGPKDVAAQIYRSGLQVPGHRRNPANIERMMEGYIPKIAIMGGALLGVLAVIANMFGTLGQASGTGLLLAVSIAYNLYESVASEQMMEMYPMMRHFFGGE, encoded by the coding sequence ATAAACTTTAAAGATGCGTTAACGGCTGCTTTAAGCAAATTCCCTATGGTAGAACGCCCCAGTTGGCACGTTCATTTCAAATCGAAGCTGGGGTGGACTGTTGGTATACTCATACTCTTTTTCGCACTTGGCAACGTGCCGCTTTTCGGATTATCGCCAGAATCTCTGGACCTCTTCGGTCGGTGGCGGGCGATCTTCGCAGGCGAACGGTTCTCGCTCACCGCGCTGGGGATCATGCCAATCGTCGATGCCTCTATCGTCTTACAGCTGCTGGTCGGTGCGGGTATTATCAACTTGAATCTGAGCGACGCCCGCGACCAGGCGTTTTATCAGAACCTGCAGAAAATGCTCGTCCTGGCTTTTACCGCGCTCATTAGCATGACGTACGTGGTTGGCTTTTATGTGCCCAGCGAGGACATAGCGAACTTAATGGGGGTCTCACTCGGAACCATCCGATTCTTGCTCTTCATCCAGATATTCATCGGCGGAATGCTCATCTACTTCATGGATGAGGTGGTCTCGAAATGGGGGATCGGTTCAGGCGTGTCATTGTTCATTCTCGCTGGCGTCTCGCAGCAGGTAATCACCGGTCTGATAAACTGGGTGCCGGACGAAACCGGTTGGGCGGTGGGTGTCATCCCGCGCTGGATAGAACTAGCACGGCAAGGAGATCTTGGCTATAACATCGTGAGTGGGGGAATCTCGTTCCTGTTCCAGCATAACTTAATCGCGCTTTTCTCCACCATCGCGGTCTTTTTCATCGTTGTTTACCTCGAGAGTACACGTTTGGAAATCCCACTGGCACATTCAATGGCACGCGGTGCTCGCGGCAGGTTTCCTATCAAGCTTTTATACGCGAGTGTGCTGCCAATGATTCTTGTACGAGCGTTACAGGCGAGTATACAGGGTTTTGGCAGGATGTTTTATTCGCGTGGCATTACCCTCTTCGGCACGTACGAAGGTAACAGTGCGGTTTCCGGGTTGATGTACTATCTCGATCCCATTTACAGTCCGTGGGACTGGTTCCCGACACTCGTGCATGCAGCGTATCCGAACGTTGCAAGCTGGCAAATAGCGCTGCGACTGGGTGTTGATCTTGCGTTCATGATCATCGGCGGCATGATCTTCGCTCTGTTCTGGATAAACACGACGGGCATGGGTCCGAAGGACGTGGCGGCGCAGATCTACCGGTCAGGGCTCCAAGTCCCGGGACATCGCAGGAACCCTGCAAACATAGAGCGCATGATGGAAGGCTATATACCGAAAATAGCGATCATGGGCGGCGCTCTCCTGGGCGTGTTAGCCGTCATTGCAAATATGTTCGGCACACTTGGTCAGGCATCAGGTACGGGGCTGCTCCTGGCGGTGAGCATTGCGTACAACCTGTATGAGTCGGTGGCATCAGAGCAGATGATGGAGATGTACCCAATGATGCGGCACTTCTTCGGCGGCGAATAA
- a CDS encoding 50S ribosomal protein L15, with protein sequence MKKRIKRIRGTRTCGGGSAKKRRGKGSKGGSGHAGAYSHHVVWSLKRGIIKGHNASKPYQYDSSDDTTINVGELEEMMGELLKAGKAEEKDDGIYLDVQELGVQKILGKGNVTRKLILKAEKISKTAQEKIERVGGSVDLEAESGI encoded by the coding sequence ATGAAGAAGAGGATAAAGAGGATAAGAGGAACACGAACCTGTGGCGGTGGCTCAGCCAAAAAGAGAAGAGGAAAAGGGAGCAAAGGTGGCTCCGGTCATGCTGGCGCGTACTCGCATCACGTGGTATGGTCTTTGAAACGGGGGATAATCAAGGGACATAACGCCTCTAAGCCGTATCAGTATGACAGCAGTGACGATACGACGATAAACGTGGGCGAGTTAGAGGAGATGATGGGAGAACTGCTCAAGGCTGGGAAAGCGGAAGAAAAAGATGATGGCATTTATCTCGATGTCCAGGAACTCGGCGTACAGAAGATCCTGGGGAAGGGAAACGTAACGAGGAAGCTAATACTCAAGGCGGAGAAGATATCAAAAACGGCGCAGGAGAAGATAGAACGAGTGGGCGGTAGTGTAGATTTAGAGGCAGAAAGCGGGATATAA
- a CDS encoding TATA-box-binding protein yields the protein MVKVDIKIENVVANARIAESLDLEYIESQLEDAMFTKKKFPGLVYRTKDPKSAFLIFRSGKVVCTGSKTEAGVRKVIDMLASALRGIGIKVEEHPVFKVQNIVASANLGKELNLGAIVVGLELEGMEYEPEVFPGLVYRITDPKSAILIFSSGRLVITGGKTLGDCEKSVEVLLNKLTELELL from the coding sequence ATGGTAAAAGTAGATATAAAGATAGAAAATGTAGTAGCGAACGCGAGGATTGCTGAGAGCCTCGATCTAGAATATATTGAATCGCAGTTAGAAGATGCAATGTTCACGAAAAAGAAGTTCCCAGGTCTGGTGTACAGGACAAAAGATCCGAAATCCGCTTTCCTTATCTTTCGCTCCGGGAAAGTGGTGTGCACGGGGTCTAAGACTGAAGCAGGCGTTCGGAAGGTAATAGACATGCTTGCTTCCGCACTCAGAGGCATAGGAATAAAAGTAGAAGAGCATCCGGTGTTTAAAGTGCAGAATATCGTCGCCTCTGCTAATCTTGGCAAGGAACTCAATCTCGGCGCCATCGTGGTCGGGTTAGAGCTGGAGGGCATGGAGTACGAGCCCGAAGTTTTCCCCGGATTGGTGTATAGAATCACTGACCCCAAAAGTGCCATATTGATCTTCAGCTCCGGACGGTTAGTTATCACCGGCGGAAAGACCTTGGGAGATTGTGAAAAGTCCGTAGAAGTATTACTCAATAAATTGACCGAGTTGGAATTGCTTTAA
- a CDS encoding DUF116 domain-containing protein, translating to MAYPFNYDLSKLPRGFFKDIAKVVDKRQLHKKLGSFSKTSVRKFKVDKLLGIQLEDAISIVEDLVDLQIKNLIHEEDFKNADSKILLVPHCCRKYMDWQCKADFNPDLSSYSCNHCSSDCLAHQAAEFGESRGYKVFILPGGSCMRKILECMHCDAVSGIACPEEIKFGLNVAESEGLAVRGIPLTKNGCANTQFNLETLKEALI from the coding sequence ATGGCGTACCCGTTCAACTACGATTTGTCGAAACTCCCGCGAGGCTTTTTCAAAGATATTGCGAAGGTGGTGGATAAACGGCAATTGCACAAGAAGCTGGGCTCGTTCTCCAAAACCAGCGTGCGGAAGTTCAAGGTGGATAAGCTCCTCGGCATCCAGTTGGAAGATGCGATCTCTATTGTTGAGGACCTGGTGGATCTCCAAATAAAGAATCTGATACACGAGGAGGATTTCAAAAACGCGGACAGCAAGATCCTGCTGGTGCCGCATTGCTGCCGGAAATATATGGATTGGCAGTGCAAAGCGGACTTTAATCCTGATTTGTCCTCGTATTCCTGCAACCACTGCTCTTCTGATTGTTTAGCGCATCAAGCAGCGGAATTTGGCGAATCACGGGGATATAAAGTCTTCATTCTGCCTGGCGGCTCGTGTATGAGGAAGATCCTGGAATGCATGCACTGTGATGCGGTTTCTGGAATCGCATGCCCGGAAGAGATAAAATTCGGGCTCAATGTTGCGGAATCGGAAGGCCTGGCGGTTCGCGGTATCCCCCTGACAAAGAACGGCTGCGCAAATACCCAGTTCAACCTGGAGACTCTAAAGGAAGCACTCATTTAG
- the amrS gene encoding AmmeMemoRadiSam system radical SAM enzyme yields MKTTSCIKEALLYEQRKGKRVRCTTCERFCEIAVGRLGFCKTRKNIEGKLYTLGYGDISSISANPIEKKPFFHFFPGSKALTVGSYGCNFSCPWCQNWTISRSVPTPASCEYISPERLVQLVKEMSCQGTSISFNEPTLLLEYALDVFALAKKEGYYNTYVTNGYMSSDALNLLVEHGLDAMNVDVKGCKDAVRRYCGADVEVVWRNIRAAKRKGVHIEITTLVIPGVNDDADCLRSIASRIRDDAGKDIPWHVTQYHPAYKAREGGLYDGRTPVELLERARALGRSEGLNYVYLGNVPGHPYENTYCLHCGELVIERYGFDVVDSHLTAANSCPACGAAIPVKNDW; encoded by the coding sequence ATGAAAACCACGAGTTGCATAAAAGAAGCTCTGTTATACGAGCAGCGCAAAGGCAAACGTGTAAGATGCACAACCTGTGAGCGGTTCTGCGAGATCGCGGTGGGCAGGTTAGGATTCTGCAAAACACGGAAGAACATCGAGGGAAAACTGTATACGCTGGGATACGGCGATATCTCGTCGATCAGTGCGAATCCAATAGAGAAGAAACCGTTCTTCCATTTCTTCCCGGGCAGCAAAGCACTAACGGTCGGCAGTTACGGCTGTAATTTCTCCTGCCCGTGGTGCCAGAACTGGACGATTAGCAGATCCGTACCAACACCTGCGAGCTGCGAGTACATCTCACCAGAGCGATTAGTACAACTCGTGAAGGAGATGAGCTGTCAGGGTACTTCGATTTCCTTTAACGAACCCACACTGCTCCTCGAATACGCGCTTGACGTGTTTGCGCTGGCTAAAAAGGAGGGCTATTATAATACCTACGTAACGAACGGCTATATGAGCTCCGATGCACTGAATTTGCTCGTAGAGCACGGGCTGGATGCGATGAATGTGGATGTGAAGGGCTGTAAGGACGCGGTGAGGCGCTACTGTGGCGCCGATGTGGAAGTCGTCTGGCGGAATATACGGGCTGCGAAGCGAAAGGGCGTACATATTGAGATCACCACACTCGTTATACCCGGCGTGAATGATGATGCGGACTGTTTGAGAAGCATCGCATCGCGAATCCGAGACGACGCCGGGAAAGACATACCCTGGCATGTCACGCAATACCATCCAGCGTACAAGGCGCGTGAAGGTGGTCTTTATGACGGGCGGACACCGGTCGAATTGTTGGAGCGTGCACGGGCACTAGGACGATCCGAGGGTCTGAACTATGTCTACCTCGGCAATGTTCCGGGGCATCCTTATGAGAACACGTACTGCTTGCATTGCGGTGAACTGGTAATCGAGCGATACGGATTTGATGTGGTTGATTCCCACCTTACGGCAGCGAACAGCTGCCCGGCATGCGGTGCTGCAATACCTGTGAAGAACGATTGGTGA
- the hisF gene encoding imidazole glycerol phosphate synthase subunit HisF, producing MTKRIVPCLDTTFDEQGNAVVVKGIEFENLKYAGDPVALAERYDAQGADELVFLDISASFEGRETMIAMVEQIAAHVSIPLAVGGGIKSIEDFEKVFNAGADKVGVNTAAVKNPELIKEATERFGKRVVVAIDCKRRFEDAEGKTPVQLGDGTEAWYDVVIYGGREYVGLDAIAWAKQVQELGAAEILLTSKDNDGRTDGYDVPITKAIAEAVDIPVIASGGAGNIEHMYEAFVNGADACLAASIFHYETYTINEIKEYLREKGIDV from the coding sequence ATGACGAAACGAATCGTTCCGTGTCTGGATACAACGTTTGATGAGCAGGGTAACGCGGTTGTGGTGAAAGGGATAGAATTCGAGAACCTCAAATACGCCGGTGATCCCGTTGCACTCGCCGAGAGATACGATGCGCAGGGCGCCGATGAGCTGGTCTTCCTCGACATCTCTGCGTCCTTCGAGGGTAGAGAGACGATGATTGCAATGGTTGAGCAGATAGCCGCGCATGTATCCATTCCACTGGCGGTTGGCGGCGGGATAAAGAGCATCGAGGACTTCGAGAAGGTCTTCAATGCCGGCGCGGATAAGGTGGGCGTGAACACCGCTGCCGTTAAGAACCCCGAGTTGATAAAAGAAGCTACCGAACGGTTTGGCAAACGTGTCGTGGTTGCCATTGACTGCAAGCGGAGATTTGAGGACGCAGAGGGCAAGACGCCAGTGCAACTGGGGGACGGCACGGAAGCGTGGTACGACGTCGTCATTTATGGCGGTCGCGAGTACGTAGGGCTTGACGCGATCGCATGGGCGAAGCAGGTGCAGGAGCTTGGCGCGGCTGAGATCCTCCTGACGTCGAAGGATAACGATGGGAGAACGGACGGCTACGACGTCCCGATTACCAAAGCGATTGCTGAGGCTGTGGATATTCCCGTGATTGCATCCGGCGGTGCCGGGAACATAGAGCACATGTACGAGGCGTTTGTCAATGGCGCGGACGCGTGCCTCGCCGCGAGCATCTTCCATTACGAGACGTACACGATCAACGAGATAAAGGAGTATTTGCGGGAGAAGGGGATTGACGTGTAA
- a CDS encoding right-handed parallel beta-helix repeat-containing protein → MIKTDEAKILLKIAAVSVVVAMAVCGTVFSSGADDSSTNNTANRFSTKTVYVPDDYETIQEAVDNASSGDMIIVRDGVYNENVDVNVANLTIKSENGSANCIVNATDPNDYVFNVTADYVNITGFTVKGVRIIDKAGIHLNGADHCIISNNEVLNNSGRGIDLVRSSNNNWLINNSVLNNGIGIFLYFQINNTIISSNIVKNNDRGIHLSWYSDHNILINNHIMNNSYGIYLYYCSNNNTIVNNIANFNSNSGIYVYLYSNSNYLNNNTIGDNKYGVYVYDHSNNNSLYNNIMASNEYGIYLYYGSNSNTIYNNYLSNTHNAWDSGKNSWNITQTAGTNIIGGSWLGGNYWSDYAGADEDGDGLGDTPYDIRVGKNKDYLPLVKPSIFDTRFGTYPSIPGTHNGTITPFYDLNVSKMYTYSCLGTGGHSEYVKLWNSTGWNVTATWNGYVEDWHNLKFNESFILYKDETYNYTIRTGSYPQIHHNRTLQTANGWINCTEFTDANGRTYDNWIPAIMLWSD, encoded by the coding sequence ATGATAAAAACGGATGAGGCTAAAATCCTTCTGAAGATAGCGGCAGTTTCAGTTGTTGTGGCAATGGCGGTCTGCGGTACGGTTTTTTCAAGTGGTGCAGACGATTCCTCAACAAATAATACTGCGAATCGATTTTCTACAAAGACCGTTTACGTGCCTGACGATTACGAAACAATACAAGAAGCGGTCGATAATGCTTCTTCGGGTGATATGATTATCGTAAGGGATGGGGTGTACAACGAGAACGTGGACGTGAACGTCGCTAACTTGACCATAAAATCAGAGAACGGCTCTGCGAACTGTATCGTGAACGCGACAGATCCAAATGATTACGTCTTTAATGTAACCGCAGATTATGTAAACATAACGGGCTTCACGGTGAAAGGTGTAAGAATAATAGACAAAGCGGGGATACATCTAAATGGTGCAGATCATTGTATCATTTCAAACAACGAGGTCTTGAATAACAGCGGTCGTGGGATAGATTTAGTAAGGTCTAGCAACAATAACTGGCTTATTAACAATTCTGTTTTGAATAATGGAATTGGAATATTCCTGTATTTCCAGATAAACAATACCATAATATCCAGTAACATTGTGAAAAATAATGACAGAGGTATCCACTTATCCTGGTATTCTGATCATAATATTCTTATTAACAACCACATCATGAATAACAGTTATGGGATCTATTTGTATTATTGCTCAAATAACAATACAATAGTTAACAATATTGCTAATTTTAACAGTAATAGTGGCATCTATGTTTATCTATATTCAAATAGCAACTATCTAAATAATAACACTATAGGCGACAACAAATACGGCGTTTATGTATACGATCATTCGAATAATAATTCACTTTATAACAACATTATGGCTAGCAATGAGTACGGCATCTATTTGTATTATGGTTCAAATAGTAACACAATCTACAACAATTATTTAAGCAATACGCACAACGCGTGGGATAGTGGCAAAAACAGCTGGAATATAACACAAACCGCGGGAACGAACATCATCGGTGGTTCATGGCTGGGCGGGAATTATTGGAGTGATTACGCAGGAGCAGATGAGGATGGCGATGGTCTTGGTGATACACCTTACGACATTCGTGTAGGCAAGAATAAAGATTATTTACCGCTGGTAAAGCCCTCAATCTTCGACACTCGCTTTGGGACTTACCCCAGCATCCCCGGCACCCACAACGGCACCATCACGCCCTTCTATGACCTTAACGTCTCGAAAATGTACACCTATTCCTGCCTTGGGACCGGTGGGCATTCTGAATACGTAAAGTTATGGAATAGCACCGGTTGGAACGTAACAGCAACATGGAACGGCTATGTGGAAGACTGGCACAATTTGAAGTTCAACGAATCGTTTATACTCTACAAAGATGAAACTTACAACTACACCATCCGCACAGGCTCGTATCCGCAGATTCACCATAATCGAACATTACAGACCGCAAACGGCTGGATCAACTGCACTGAGTTCACGGATGCTAATGGTCGCACGTACGACAATTGGATCCCCGCGATTATGTTGTGGTCTGATTAA
- a CDS encoding DNA topoisomerase I translates to MHYIIAEKGTTAKRLAAILSEGKAKKRKVGSVDAYEFDGKVVAGLSGHVFRLDFPSTYNNWSKINPEKLIDAKIVAISLKKTIANALEQIAKDAESVTIATDYDREGELIGVEALRIIKKINPDVHVDRMRYSAITEKDIQESFAARSEVDYNLAASAEARGVIDLIWGAALTRFVSLSANRLGEEFFSVGRVQSPTLALLVDKEKEIRKFVPRPYWELHAQVKNDKGEIFEVSHKTLKFWDKAEAETIKSRIEAAKEGVVTSVKTRTRTEKPPTPFDTTNFIRAASAIGYTPKRAMNIAESLYLQGLISYHRTDNTTYPETLDLKALVELFLGTTDFGEYARLLLKKKRLKPTTGKKKTTDHPPIHPVSAAASPGTIGKPEWKIYELVVRRFLATLSDAAKWEDTDVKIEFGDEVLNAKGKELKDEGFLAIYPYQKKEEIVIPKLKEGEHVHLEEIELVEKETKPPKRISQAGLIKKMEELGLGTKSTRHEIVGKLYERSYVQDNPAKPTEKAIALIDSLEKYAELITKPAMTKTLEQEMEDIKAGKRTKKIVADDSRNMLREVFQEMTENRAEIAKSLRNAMKGGAIVGACPKCDSDLFMATSQRGKRFVGCKNYPSCDFSLPLPKSGRVVVTNETCDKHPSLFKLKIMKKGSKRPWDFGCPYCNFLQWKAKSGNGDEDKTS, encoded by the coding sequence GTGCACTACATCATCGCCGAGAAAGGGACAACTGCAAAAAGACTCGCCGCTATTCTATCAGAGGGCAAAGCAAAGAAGCGAAAGGTAGGCAGCGTAGACGCCTATGAGTTCGACGGCAAGGTAGTTGCAGGACTCAGCGGCCACGTGTTCCGGCTGGACTTCCCCTCGACGTACAACAATTGGAGCAAGATAAATCCTGAGAAGTTGATTGACGCCAAGATCGTGGCGATCTCGCTGAAAAAGACGATTGCGAACGCGCTGGAGCAGATCGCAAAAGATGCCGAGTCCGTAACCATTGCTACCGACTATGACCGTGAAGGCGAGTTGATCGGTGTGGAGGCGCTCAGAATTATTAAGAAGATCAATCCCGACGTGCACGTTGACCGGATGCGGTACAGTGCAATCACCGAGAAGGACATACAAGAAAGCTTCGCCGCACGCAGCGAGGTCGATTATAACCTGGCGGCATCGGCGGAAGCGCGAGGGGTCATCGACCTGATCTGGGGCGCCGCGCTGACTCGGTTCGTTTCGTTATCCGCGAATCGTTTGGGTGAGGAGTTCTTTTCGGTTGGCCGTGTGCAATCGCCCACCCTTGCGTTGCTGGTGGACAAGGAGAAGGAGATACGGAAGTTCGTACCCCGTCCATACTGGGAACTGCACGCGCAGGTAAAGAACGACAAAGGCGAGATCTTCGAGGTTAGCCACAAAACGCTGAAATTCTGGGATAAAGCAGAGGCGGAAACGATAAAATCGCGCATCGAGGCGGCCAAGGAAGGGGTCGTCACCTCGGTCAAGACGCGTACGCGAACCGAAAAGCCGCCGACGCCGTTTGACACCACGAACTTCATTCGGGCTGCATCTGCCATTGGATACACGCCAAAACGGGCAATGAACATCGCGGAGAGCTTGTATCTCCAAGGGCTCATATCATATCACCGTACTGACAACACCACGTATCCCGAGACGCTTGATTTGAAGGCGTTAGTGGAGCTGTTCCTCGGTACTACGGACTTCGGCGAGTACGCACGCCTATTGTTAAAGAAGAAGCGATTGAAACCAACGACCGGTAAAAAGAAGACTACTGACCATCCGCCCATACATCCCGTCTCGGCAGCGGCATCGCCGGGAACGATTGGCAAGCCCGAATGGAAGATCTATGAGCTGGTGGTACGGCGGTTTTTAGCTACGCTTTCCGATGCCGCGAAATGGGAAGATACGGACGTTAAGATCGAGTTCGGCGACGAGGTACTGAACGCGAAAGGTAAAGAATTAAAGGACGAGGGCTTCCTCGCTATCTATCCGTATCAGAAGAAAGAGGAGATCGTAATCCCGAAGTTAAAAGAAGGCGAGCACGTGCACCTCGAAGAGATCGAGCTTGTGGAGAAGGAGACAAAGCCGCCGAAACGGATCTCGCAAGCGGGCTTGATAAAGAAGATGGAGGAGTTGGGCCTGGGCACGAAGAGTACGCGGCACGAGATTGTGGGGAAATTGTACGAACGGTCGTACGTGCAGGATAACCCCGCTAAGCCAACGGAGAAGGCGATCGCGCTTATCGATTCATTAGAGAAATACGCGGAACTGATAACGAAGCCGGCGATGACAAAGACGCTGGAGCAGGAGATGGAGGATATAAAAGCGGGCAAACGAACGAAGAAGATCGTTGCGGACGATTCGCGGAACATGCTGCGTGAGGTGTTCCAGGAGATGACGGAGAATCGGGCGGAGATCGCGAAATCGCTACGAAATGCGATGAAGGGCGGCGCAATCGTAGGAGCCTGCCCCAAATGCGATTCAGACCTCTTCATGGCAACCTCACAACGTGGTAAGCGGTTTGTGGGCTGCAAGAACTATCCGTCCTGCGATTTCTCGCTACCGTTACCCAAGAGCGGACGCGTGGTCGTAACCAATGAGACCTGCGATAAACATCCGTCCCTCTTCAAGCTGAAGATCATGAAGAAAGGCTCGAAACGGCCCTGGGATTTCGGCTGCCCGTATTGCAATTTTCTGCAGTGGAAGGCGAAGAGCGGTAACGGCGATGAAGATAAGACCTCCTGA
- a CDS encoding polyprenyl synthetase family protein, which yields MNKMLFQEEVQYFNRNLSEAIERKLQGCHNELLCDALSYIKDTGGKRLRPIICFLSAEAVGGSREDAISTAIAIELLHNASLVHDDIIDNNYIRRKNPSNPAMYGEKKAIVIGDLLFGLSCEMLAQCGVPEVVSLVSSAVADIAMGEYLEFALRYLLEATEHSYMEVAELKTAATFRASAEAGAVLGGGSEKEIENLRNYGNNLGIAFQIQDDILDICGETAKIGKPVGLDIKNGERTLLVIHALNHAEYPEKDYIKAILFGDGEPESFDIDKVRTILIKSGSIDYALRLSAEFVRTAIDCIAGLEDSEATQKLQFIADFSQERINNHVLKTLG from the coding sequence ATGAACAAGATGCTGTTCCAAGAGGAAGTGCAGTATTTCAATCGCAATTTATCGGAGGCGATCGAGCGGAAATTGCAGGGCTGTCACAATGAGCTGTTATGCGATGCACTGAGCTACATCAAGGATACCGGAGGGAAGCGACTGCGGCCGATTATTTGCTTCCTCTCTGCAGAGGCCGTGGGTGGCTCCCGTGAAGACGCGATCTCCACCGCGATAGCGATTGAACTCCTCCATAACGCTTCGCTGGTTCACGACGATATTATAGATAACAACTATATACGGAGGAAGAATCCGTCCAATCCCGCGATGTACGGTGAGAAGAAAGCGATCGTCATCGGCGATCTCTTGTTCGGACTTTCGTGCGAGATGCTCGCCCAGTGTGGTGTGCCGGAAGTCGTGAGCTTGGTCTCGAGTGCCGTGGCTGATATCGCGATGGGCGAATATCTCGAGTTTGCCTTACGCTACCTGCTTGAAGCGACCGAGCACTCGTACATGGAAGTTGCGGAACTGAAAACCGCGGCCACCTTTCGTGCGAGCGCCGAAGCGGGTGCCGTGCTCGGCGGTGGATCCGAAAAAGAGATCGAGAACCTTCGCAACTACGGTAACAATTTAGGGATTGCCTTTCAAATTCAGGACGACATCTTAGACATCTGCGGCGAAACGGCGAAGATAGGCAAACCGGTTGGATTGGACATCAAAAACGGTGAGCGCACGCTGCTTGTCATTCATGCATTGAACCACGCGGAATATCCCGAAAAGGATTATATCAAAGCGATTTTATTTGGGGATGGCGAGCCGGAAAGTTTTGACATTGATAAGGTGAGGACTATTTTGATAAAGTCCGGCTCGATCGATTACGCGCTTCGACTCTCCGCGGAGTTTGTAAGAACCGCGATCGATTGCATCGCAGGGCTCGAAGATTCGGAAGCGACGCAGAAACTGCAGTTCATTGCTGACTTCTCGCAGGAGCGAATAAATAATCACGTCCTGAAAACGCTTGGATAA
- a CDS encoding NADH-quinone oxidoreductase subunit J, with product MSADMLLLATLSGIAVLFALGVLVSKDNFYSALFMSVTQVFVATVYALFNLQPVFVLLVFIFVGAIGIVTVALAATYRSEPERQVSGLWAAPVAITALIIAFALFYSMLNTQPMAASTIEFELANFLPVTEYLLIIVALISLVVLLLLSVLKMSVGGRS from the coding sequence ATGAGTGCAGATATGTTATTGCTGGCGACCCTTTCAGGTATAGCGGTTCTCTTCGCTCTGGGGGTCTTAGTGAGCAAGGATAACTTCTATTCAGCGCTTTTCATGTCCGTAACACAGGTTTTTGTCGCGACCGTTTACGCGCTCTTTAACCTGCAGCCAGTGTTCGTTCTACTCGTGTTCATCTTCGTCGGTGCGATCGGTATAGTAACGGTAGCGCTTGCAGCAACGTACAGGTCTGAGCCGGAGCGGCAAGTTTCTGGATTGTGGGCAGCTCCCGTGGCTATAACTGCCCTTATCATTGCCTTTGCCCTCTTCTACTCGATGCTCAATACGCAACCGATGGCGGCCAGCACGATTGAATTTGAACTCGCCAATTTCCTGCCCGTTACAGAGTACCTGCTGATCATCGTTGCATTGATTTCGCTCGTTGTGCTCCTGCTGTTGTCTGTCTTGAAAATGAGTGTAGGGGGGAGAAGCTGA
- a CDS encoding F420H(2):quinone oxidoreductase — translation MMSLSIIYAASFAILLVGYLAAISSKDVIRLLIALEMMFGAVFMALLPLFSVASLVNTAFGIALITIFASSGELLILISAIAMLDRQKKSIKTSTVTIGGDEL, via the coding sequence ATGATGAGTTTGTCGATAATCTATGCGGCGTCGTTTGCGATCTTACTGGTTGGATACCTTGCAGCGATCTCGAGTAAAGATGTGATCAGACTTCTTATTGCGCTTGAAATGATGTTTGGAGCGGTGTTTATGGCGTTGCTGCCGCTCTTTTCCGTTGCGAGCCTCGTCAATACCGCGTTTGGCATCGCACTGATCACGATCTTCGCGAGCAGTGGCGAACTGTTGATCTTAATCTCCGCGATTGCCATGCTCGACCGGCAGAAGAAGAGTATTAAAACAAGCACAGTTACGATAGGAGGCGACGAGCTATGA